The Calothrix sp. PCC 7507 DNA segment GGGTTGTAAGTCAGTCTGTGTAAAAATTAGTATTAAATAAGTAGTTGGACAAAAATATTTACAGTCATTGCGAACGGGAAGGCTCCGCACAAATACGTTCAAAAATCAATTAGGAATCCTATATCTACTTATGGTTTACTAATGAATATCGGATTTCCTATAACTATGATTGTCTTGGTGTCAATTCGTTGTAGGCTGTAGATTGCAGGATCTATAGTCTAGTAATGTGCTATCAAACAAATCTGCCAATCAACTTTTGCAAGAGTGATTGTTACCAGTTACAAAGTCTTCTACACTTACTGCATAGGTTTTTAAGTCTCAACAGCTCCTCATAATGGTCAACGATACTGAATACATCAGACAAACTGAAGCCACTCGTGTGGAAGTATTAAGCGAAGCGCTACCTTATATTCAACAATTCGCTGGACGCACTGTGGTTGTTAAATACGGTGGTGCGGCGATGAAAGATAGCACCCTTAAAGATAAAGTCATCCGTGATGTTGTATTTTTATCTTGCGTCGGCTTGCGCCCAATTCTTGTCCACGGTGGCGGGCCAGAAATTAACAGCTGGTTAGATAAACTGGGAATTGAACCACAATTTAAGAATGGTTTACGAGTGACTGACGCTGCCACAATGGATGTGGTGGAAATGGTTTTAGTCGGCCGAGTTAATAAAGAAATTGTCGAACTGATTAACCAAGCTGGTGGCTTGGCGGTGGGACTTTGTGGTAAAGATGGTAACTTAGTTACAGCTCGTCCCCAAGGTGAAGAAGGCATTGGCTTTGTGGGAGAAGTCAGTAATGTCAACGTGGAAATTTTAAATACATTGGCGAGTAATGGCTATATTCCAGTAGTTTCGAGTGTCGCTGCTGACGAGACAGGACAAGCCTACAATATCAATGCGGATACTGTAGCTGGAGAAATAGCGGCAGCATTAGGGGCAGAAAAGTTGATTTTACTGACCGACACTAGGGGTATTTTAAAAGATTATAAAGACCCGTCAACCTTGATTCCCAAAGTAGATATTCCCGAAGCCCGCGAGCTGATTGCCAATGGTATAGTTAGTGGTGGCATGATTCCCAAAGTAACTTGTTGTGTGCGATCGCTTGCTCAAGGTGTCAAAGCTGCACACATCATTGACGGGCGCATTCCCCACGCCCTACTACTAGAAATTTTTACAGACGTTGGTATCGGGACAATGATTCTCGGTTCCCAGTTTACTAAATGATAGGCAACTGGTACTGACTTGTGCCGAGCGTAGTCGAGGTAGCGGAGCCGAAGTATAGGCAATAGGCAAAGCAGTCCATCCAAAATATGTGGGGTTTCATGAAACCTTTGAGGGTGGGCTTTTACTTGCCTAAAGAACTAGCGCGGAGACAAAATCACTCGCGATCGCCCCCTGAATGGTGTGTCATGCCATGAATTATTCACATTCACCGGATTTGGTGTTGAGTAACGAATTCTCGGATAATTCACATTGGGATAAATCTGTCTGGGATAGACGACATTCTGCCTCACACCGCCATCACGGTAATAACTGCGATGTATAATTTGTCTTCTAGCCGGATGAACAACCCGAAAATTGCTAGTAGGATAATTCACATTGGGATAAATCTGCCTGGGATAGACGACATTCTGCCTGATATCACCATCATGGTAATAACTGCGATGTATAATTTGTCTTCTAGCCGGATGAACAACCCTAAGATTGTTAATCGGACTGCCATAAACAGAGTAATTAGGTGCAGGTAGTTGGTTAACACGAGCGCCATTAATAATAATCACCGATTGGGCAGAAACTGGAGCAATTGCCGCGTTCATCACTGCCAGGGTTATACCTACGTATAGGCAATTTAGCGGCAAATGCTTGATTTTAGGCATATTTTGTGCAGTCATATTTGACAACCTAGAATCATTAACTTTAACGACTTAACAATTAGCCATAGCTACTTAGCTAATTACTTAAAATTTTAAAATTTTATCTGCTTTAAATGTTGCTAGCTTCTTA contains these protein-coding regions:
- the argB gene encoding acetylglutamate kinase, with product MMVNDTEYIRQTEATRVEVLSEALPYIQQFAGRTVVVKYGGAAMKDSTLKDKVIRDVVFLSCVGLRPILVHGGGPEINSWLDKLGIEPQFKNGLRVTDAATMDVVEMVLVGRVNKEIVELINQAGGLAVGLCGKDGNLVTARPQGEEGIGFVGEVSNVNVEILNTLASNGYIPVVSSVAADETGQAYNINADTVAGEIAAALGAEKLILLTDTRGILKDYKDPSTLIPKVDIPEARELIANGIVSGGMIPKVTCCVRSLAQGVKAAHIIDGRIPHALLLEIFTDVGIGTMILGSQFTK